Proteins encoded by one window of Candidatus Obscuribacterales bacterium:
- a CDS encoding tetratricopeptide repeat protein produces the protein MPANQKKLVSIFSAIFLAGSFAIATLPAPAIESNCQKCMAEATKLLSTGDAVKASELLKAQSAECADNAAFQTLLATIYLRLSNLAGAQSAGLKAIEHAPNSTAAHFQYALALKGLGKKEAAIVEFDKVVDLDPSNWESWASLADLYKELHQDDKAKQCEYKAATLAAPTLDARNNVFRNLVRQGNLTKAEDEFSKSINANEHNPVVLQQLAKQALVFNFWNEAIVAASEVLKTFPDAQDALLSKATGEYFLHKYLDCQNTLNSVLKTSPENSEAKILSALCFLDLGESTKAAEILESANAPKQNSPLSQLAVGKWHQARGDLKAAETSYGAISDDMLSQEAQLALSRVYAKQGKVDDAEEKAAFNVTSQISLARSLAAQAEAICQQDSKTKSLDKARELVSKALTIAEDEPSSLLAMSKIDLAYGKDEDAKTLANKVIQMVPGTSDAYLVLAKIESQKGNTKQAELLLDKVLALANDDPDASLMLGTIYLRDGNTKQALDALKAALAGRQESAEICYVLAKALEQDGDINASLKYYKQSLSLGLVGTENAEASQAIKRLTGNSQEQMR, from the coding sequence ATGCCAGCGAATCAAAAAAAACTCGTTTCCATCTTCTCGGCCATTTTCTTGGCTGGCAGTTTTGCAATTGCAACCTTGCCGGCACCAGCCATTGAGTCCAACTGCCAAAAATGCATGGCAGAGGCAACCAAGTTGCTTTCCACTGGTGATGCAGTCAAAGCAAGCGAGTTGCTTAAGGCACAATCGGCTGAGTGCGCAGACAATGCAGCGTTCCAGACTCTATTGGCGACGATCTATTTGCGTCTGTCTAATTTAGCAGGCGCACAAAGCGCCGGACTTAAGGCCATTGAACATGCACCAAATTCAACAGCCGCGCATTTTCAATATGCTCTTGCCTTGAAAGGTCTCGGTAAAAAAGAAGCAGCCATTGTCGAATTTGACAAAGTTGTCGACCTGGATCCAAGCAACTGGGAATCTTGGGCAAGCCTCGCAGATCTCTACAAAGAATTGCATCAAGACGATAAAGCCAAGCAATGCGAATACAAAGCTGCAACTTTGGCTGCTCCAACACTTGATGCACGCAACAACGTTTTTAGAAATCTCGTCCGGCAAGGAAACTTGACCAAAGCAGAAGATGAATTTTCAAAATCGATAAATGCCAATGAGCACAATCCGGTCGTATTGCAACAATTAGCCAAGCAAGCACTAGTGTTCAATTTTTGGAATGAGGCGATTGTTGCCGCAAGTGAAGTGTTAAAAACATTTCCCGACGCACAAGATGCACTTCTGTCAAAGGCAACAGGCGAATATTTTCTGCACAAATATTTAGACTGCCAAAACACGTTGAATTCAGTTTTAAAAACCAGTCCCGAAAATAGTGAAGCAAAAATTCTCTCTGCGTTGTGCTTCCTGGATTTAGGCGAGTCAACAAAAGCAGCAGAAATTCTGGAATCTGCAAATGCTCCCAAGCAAAATTCTCCTTTGTCTCAATTGGCAGTGGGTAAGTGGCATCAAGCTCGTGGTGATCTAAAAGCAGCCGAAACCAGCTACGGAGCGATTTCAGATGACATGCTCTCACAAGAAGCACAACTAGCTTTATCCAGAGTTTATGCAAAACAAGGCAAGGTCGATGATGCAGAGGAAAAAGCCGCTTTCAATGTCACAAGTCAAATTTCGTTAGCTCGATCATTGGCAGCTCAAGCTGAAGCAATATGCCAACAGGATTCTAAAACAAAAAGCTTGGACAAAGCTCGTGAATTGGTGAGCAAAGCACTAACAATTGCTGAAGACGAGCCTTCTTCACTTCTAGCAATGTCGAAAATTGACCTAGCATACGGCAAAGACGAAGACGCGAAGACTCTGGCTAATAAAGTAATTCAAATGGTGCCTGGGACATCCGATGCATATCTTGTTTTGGCAAAAATTGAATCCCAAAAAGGCAACACTAAACAAGCGGAACTACTATTAGACAAAGTTTTGGCATTGGCTAATGATGATCCCGACGCCAGTCTTATGCTCGGCACCATATATCTTAGAGACGGCAATACTAAGCAGGCTCTGGACGCTCTTAAAGCCGCCCTGGCAGGAAGACAAGAAAGCGCTGAGATTTGTTACGTATTAGCAAAAGCCCTGGAACAAGACGGTGATATAAATGCATCTCTCAAGTACTATAAACAAAGTCTATCCTTGGGTCTTGTGGGAACCGAAAACGCGGAAGCCTCACAAGCAATCAAACGTCTTACCGGCAATAGCCAAGAGCAAATGCGCTAA
- a CDS encoding aldehyde dehydrogenase family protein, with translation MAVDQASTIKSFNPATGELLGEAPCLNADEVQAAVDKAWSSFEEWQLLDYPKRRKLVLNLHKVLRKHSDEIAKLITQEVGKPLFESYTAEITGSLDACIWFAENSEKALKDQTIGMTNPLLASKQSIISFEPIGVVGIISPWNYPFAIPMMAIIMSVMVGNTVVLKPSEKCPLIGIKIEELFAEAGFPEGVVTVITGDRTTGQHLCQTSLAKILFTGSAEGGSKVMAQAAKTLTPVGLELGGKDAAIVLPDAPVEWTAKGIVWGAFTNCGQACASVERVYVVKSKNTEKLISYMMSYTEKLKLGDGLDTKTEIGPVIDEGQLAKIEKQVNEARNMGATVVCGGNRRNDLGGHFYEPTILTNVDHSMDVMTKETFGPVLPIMVVNSEDEAIELANDSEYGLSASIWTKNLTNAEDIARDLEVGTVFINDGLFSFACPQLPWGGLKKSGFGRTHSYFGLLDLVNIKHITIDAAGGATRLWWYPYGQARIEIAKAGAALLHGDVPHKVKGLFDFVFNSIRGIKS, from the coding sequence ATGGCAGTCGACCAGGCTAGCACAATTAAGTCATTCAACCCGGCTACAGGCGAGCTGTTAGGTGAGGCACCTTGCCTGAATGCCGATGAGGTACAGGCGGCCGTCGACAAAGCATGGTCGTCCTTTGAAGAATGGCAATTACTTGACTATCCCAAGAGACGCAAGTTGGTCCTCAACCTGCACAAAGTCTTGCGTAAGCACTCTGACGAAATTGCCAAACTTATAACTCAAGAAGTAGGCAAGCCGTTATTTGAAAGTTACACAGCGGAAATTACAGGCTCGCTGGATGCGTGTATTTGGTTCGCCGAAAACTCAGAAAAAGCCCTCAAAGATCAAACCATCGGCATGACCAATCCATTATTGGCCAGCAAGCAAAGCATAATTAGTTTTGAGCCAATTGGGGTCGTCGGCATAATTTCTCCCTGGAACTATCCATTTGCCATTCCGATGATGGCAATAATTATGTCTGTCATGGTCGGCAACACAGTTGTTTTAAAGCCGTCTGAAAAATGCCCTCTCATTGGTATCAAAATAGAAGAGCTTTTTGCTGAAGCAGGATTTCCGGAAGGTGTCGTAACCGTAATCACAGGCGACCGCACAACGGGACAACACTTATGTCAAACATCCCTTGCCAAAATTTTGTTTACCGGTTCTGCTGAAGGCGGCAGCAAAGTAATGGCTCAGGCAGCAAAGACATTGACGCCTGTCGGATTAGAACTTGGCGGAAAAGATGCCGCAATAGTTTTGCCGGATGCGCCTGTTGAATGGACAGCCAAAGGAATTGTTTGGGGAGCATTTACCAATTGCGGACAAGCCTGCGCATCTGTTGAGCGAGTCTATGTCGTCAAAAGCAAGAATACGGAGAAGCTGATTTCGTACATGATGTCCTATACCGAGAAATTAAAACTCGGTGACGGCTTAGATACAAAAACAGAAATTGGCCCTGTTATCGATGAAGGACAGCTTGCCAAAATAGAAAAACAAGTCAATGAAGCACGCAACATGGGTGCAACAGTCGTTTGCGGCGGCAATAGAAGAAACGATCTTGGCGGTCATTTTTACGAGCCGACAATATTGACCAACGTCGATCACTCCATGGATGTGATGACCAAAGAAACATTTGGTCCTGTTTTGCCAATAATGGTTGTTAACTCCGAAGATGAAGCAATTGAATTAGCTAACGACAGCGAATATGGACTGTCCGCTTCCATCTGGACCAAGAATTTGACCAACGCCGAAGATATCGCTCGCGATTTGGAAGTTGGTACTGTTTTTATAAACGACGGACTCTTCTCATTTGCCTGTCCGCAATTACCTTGGGGCGGACTTAAAAAGAGTGGCTTTGGCCGCACACATTCCTACTTTGGGCTGCTTGACCTTGTGAATATAAAGCATATTACTATTGATGCCGCAGGCGGCGCCACTCGCCTATGGTGGTATCCGTACGGCCAAGCACGAATTGAAATCGCCAAAGCCGGCGCTGCCCTTCTGCATGGTGATGTACCACACAAAGTAAAAGGCTTATTTGATTTTGTCTTCAATTCCATTCGTGGTATCAAGAGCTAG
- a CDS encoding thioredoxin family protein, with protein sequence MRIAKMGLAVLAITALSLQLTLPSGAKETRKVAESSTTIAAVAECGKKAPDFTLPNTQGKNESLSDYAGKFVVLEWVNFGCPFVKKHYESSNMQKLQDAYTKKGVIWLSICSSADGRQGNMPASDINKAIKEKNAHPTSYLIDKDGKVGKMYGAKATPHMYVIDTKGTLVYKGAIDDKASVDQEDISGAKNYVKAALDEAMAGRKVSTASTKAYGCSVKYQQ encoded by the coding sequence ATGCGCATAGCAAAAATGGGCTTGGCAGTACTTGCAATTACTGCACTAAGCTTGCAGTTGACACTGCCATCAGGTGCCAAGGAAACACGCAAAGTAGCTGAGTCATCTACAACAATTGCAGCAGTGGCTGAATGCGGCAAAAAGGCTCCGGATTTCACTTTGCCTAATACTCAAGGCAAAAACGAATCGTTATCCGATTACGCCGGCAAATTTGTTGTTTTGGAATGGGTTAACTTCGGTTGCCCTTTTGTGAAAAAGCACTACGAGAGCAGCAACATGCAGAAACTCCAGGACGCATACACGAAGAAAGGCGTCATCTGGCTCTCCATTTGCTCATCAGCAGATGGACGTCAGGGTAATATGCCGGCATCAGACATCAATAAAGCCATTAAAGAGAAGAACGCTCATCCGACCAGTTACTTAATTGATAAGGACGGCAAAGTCGGCAAAATGTACGGAGCTAAAGCAACTCCGCATATGTATGTCATCGATACTAAGGGCACTCTCGTTTACAAGGGCGCCATTGATGACAAAGCATCCGTCGATCAAGAAGACATAAGCGGGGCAAAGAATTACGTCAAAGCGGCCTTAGATGAGGCAATGGCTGGACGCAAAGTAAGTACGGCATCCACCAAGGCTTACGGATGTTCCGTTAAGTATCAACAGTAA
- a CDS encoding lysophospholipase produces MTRTIKGFLSLTLSVSLLCGFSTAQAQTAQSESTPDGQALTLLIAGKEKEAKDKLLTAYNAQSKSGTLQWDIPYFLAVFDLRVNNEEQAIKYLNEAIKLYKGNDPKSILLLNKRLADCEYHAHEPKRALVEYNKAYVQATLNSGVPPIVIAELLESIAACEEELKLNDEAETHLKQLIALTGQGAKSRDLAAVVRYWWALAQLADFYRLTNQQEKLDVVKKQLSPILTSMVETRASAEVEGTMQDFDSLVRQYRQQYINAYGPSSPAELAWAAIDFKVKSLPVIAWKTQVAKPLAAILCIHGLGLENRAFQATAKELNRRGYMVFALDVRGFGSWAQTKGVEELDYEQTIVDIANAVQVIKNRNNNIPVYVLGESMGGAIAIRAGSNLGKKIDGVISSVPSAERFQQKKMTMQATLHFLKDPKEPFDVGYVTEMATSNEETRKMWEEDPNSRLAMTPVELLEFAVFMRRTKPQAEKITELPILMLQGLKDRLVKPQGTFDLFDAVKSPDKTILIIGTAEHLMFENPHPDKLLMDTVDSWLKSHLQNRLSGKSPTNN; encoded by the coding sequence ATGACAAGAACAATCAAAGGTTTCCTTTCGCTGACCCTGTCAGTTAGTTTGCTGTGCGGATTTTCAACAGCACAAGCACAAACAGCTCAAAGCGAATCAACACCTGACGGACAAGCATTAACGCTGCTTATCGCAGGCAAAGAAAAGGAAGCTAAGGATAAACTTCTAACTGCCTACAATGCTCAATCAAAATCCGGAACACTACAGTGGGATATCCCTTATTTCCTAGCCGTCTTTGACTTGCGCGTGAACAACGAAGAGCAAGCAATCAAATACTTGAATGAAGCGATCAAACTATATAAAGGGAATGACCCCAAATCCATCTTGCTTTTAAATAAACGCCTGGCGGACTGTGAATATCACGCTCACGAGCCGAAAAGAGCGCTTGTTGAATACAACAAAGCCTACGTACAGGCAACGCTGAATTCCGGAGTGCCACCAATTGTCATAGCCGAACTTTTGGAATCAATTGCAGCGTGCGAAGAAGAACTCAAATTAAATGACGAAGCAGAGACACATTTGAAGCAACTCATTGCCTTGACAGGGCAAGGAGCAAAATCACGAGATCTGGCAGCCGTAGTGAGATACTGGTGGGCTCTGGCACAGCTTGCTGATTTTTACAGACTGACAAATCAGCAGGAAAAACTTGATGTTGTAAAAAAACAACTGAGCCCAATTCTAACCAGCATGGTTGAAACGCGAGCTAGTGCCGAAGTAGAAGGCACTATGCAGGATTTCGACAGTCTTGTTCGTCAATACAGGCAGCAATACATAAATGCTTACGGTCCTAGTAGCCCTGCTGAACTTGCTTGGGCGGCTATTGATTTTAAAGTAAAGTCATTGCCTGTAATTGCCTGGAAAACCCAAGTTGCCAAACCATTGGCGGCTATTTTATGCATTCACGGATTGGGTTTAGAGAACAGGGCATTCCAAGCCACAGCCAAGGAATTGAATCGTCGTGGCTACATGGTGTTTGCGCTGGATGTACGAGGCTTTGGTTCATGGGCGCAAACTAAAGGTGTCGAGGAACTGGACTATGAGCAAACCATTGTCGATATTGCCAATGCCGTGCAGGTAATTAAGAATCGCAATAACAATATTCCTGTTTATGTCTTGGGAGAATCAATGGGAGGTGCTATCGCTATTCGAGCCGGTAGTAACCTGGGCAAGAAAATCGACGGCGTTATCTCGTCTGTGCCGTCAGCAGAACGCTTCCAACAAAAGAAGATGACAATGCAAGCCACTCTACATTTCCTGAAAGACCCTAAAGAGCCTTTTGATGTTGGCTATGTAACAGAGATGGCAACGTCAAATGAAGAGACAAGAAAAATGTGGGAAGAAGATCCAAATTCAAGATTGGCTATGACGCCGGTTGAATTATTGGAGTTCGCGGTCTTCATGCGCCGCACCAAACCACAAGCAGAGAAGATCACCGAGTTGCCTATACTCATGTTGCAAGGTCTAAAAGACAGACTGGTTAAACCACAAGGAACTTTCGATCTATTCGATGCAGTAAAGTCTCCGGACAAAACAATATTGATTATCGGCACAGCCGAACACTTGATGTTTGAAAATCCGCATCCGGATAAACTCTTAATGGATACAGTTGACTCCTGGCTGAAATCCCACCTACAGAATCGACTAAGTGGAAAATCTCCAACTAACAATTAA
- a CDS encoding sulfite exporter TauE/SafE family protein, whose amino-acid sequence MENLQLTINASLVAVLAGAIASVSGFGIGSLLTPVVSLGAGTKLAVAIVAIPHFVATALRCFMLRKDIDRKVLVSFGITSALGGLSGALMHNYLQTTTLTFVFACILIFAGLMGLTNWLNLLYLKGWSSFLAGGLSGFLGGVVGNQGGIRSAALFGFDLSPRVFVATATAIGVAVDLARLPVYLVAEYKEITTYWLLTLILCVAVTIGTLAGTVILKRMNETLFKRVVSAAILALGIFLLIKT is encoded by the coding sequence GTGGAAAATCTCCAACTAACAATTAACGCCTCTCTCGTTGCCGTCTTAGCCGGAGCAATTGCTTCAGTTAGTGGATTCGGAATCGGCAGTCTTTTAACTCCTGTAGTTTCCCTGGGGGCAGGCACGAAACTAGCTGTTGCTATCGTGGCAATTCCACATTTTGTCGCCACCGCGCTCCGCTGCTTTATGCTAAGGAAAGACATTGACCGAAAAGTGCTCGTGTCTTTTGGCATTACAAGCGCTCTAGGTGGTTTGTCCGGAGCCCTCATGCACAACTATTTGCAAACGACAACGCTTACATTTGTTTTTGCCTGCATTTTGATATTTGCCGGGCTGATGGGATTAACAAATTGGCTGAACTTGCTTTATTTAAAAGGCTGGTCTTCTTTTTTAGCAGGTGGTTTATCTGGGTTTCTCGGAGGAGTGGTTGGCAATCAAGGCGGAATTAGATCAGCGGCACTGTTTGGTTTCGACTTAAGTCCGCGAGTATTCGTGGCTACAGCCACGGCAATTGGAGTAGCTGTCGATTTGGCCAGACTACCTGTGTATTTAGTTGCCGAATACAAGGAAATAACTACTTACTGGCTTCTCACACTAATACTTTGTGTCGCCGTCACTATAGGAACACTTGCCGGCACAGTCATTTTAAAACGAATGAACGAGACGCTATTTAAGCGCGTTGTGTCCGCGGCAATTCTTGCTCTAGGGATTTTTCTTCTAATTAAGACTTAG
- a CDS encoding cysteine desulfurase: MSSSIYLDNSATTKVRPEVVEAMLPFLSDSFGNASSLHLQGRLAKEGIEKARQNVAKLLHCLPEEIYFSPCGTYSNNVALIGRARFAEANDQGRHLITTAIEHPSVIGPAKHLESQGWKVTYLPVDAQGFIDLAEFKKAVTKETSIISIMWANNEIGTLEPIEEIAAFAQEKGIYFHTDAVQTAGKLEMNMGNVPISTLSLSGHKFYAPKGIGILYVRTGVNLMPVVFGAGQEKGLFPGTQNLASIVGIGVAAELAHKELKESYKQLRKAQKTLTDSLLAVDGVRITGPTDPEKRVPGHVSVGVQGAEGEAIILRSDLQGICLSSGSACHSGVIEPSSVLKAIGLPREYALGSARISAGRFNSEDEINRAADILVNVFKSLRKQPAAQSKS, from the coding sequence ATGTCCTCTTCAATATACCTCGATAACAGCGCGACAACAAAGGTTAGACCGGAAGTTGTTGAAGCAATGTTGCCTTTTTTGTCAGATAGCTTCGGCAATGCCTCTTCTTTGCATTTGCAGGGGCGTCTGGCTAAAGAGGGTATCGAGAAGGCACGTCAAAACGTAGCCAAGCTTTTGCATTGCTTGCCTGAGGAAATTTACTTTTCACCGTGTGGCACTTATAGCAATAATGTTGCGCTTATCGGTAGAGCAAGATTTGCTGAAGCCAATGACCAAGGTCGTCATCTGATAACAACAGCTATTGAGCATCCAAGTGTAATTGGTCCTGCCAAACATCTTGAATCACAAGGTTGGAAAGTAACATATTTGCCTGTTGATGCGCAGGGATTCATTGACCTTGCTGAATTCAAAAAGGCTGTCACGAAAGAAACCAGCATTATCTCTATCATGTGGGCCAATAACGAGATAGGCACCCTCGAACCCATTGAAGAAATTGCCGCATTTGCGCAAGAGAAAGGAATCTATTTCCATACTGACGCCGTGCAGACTGCAGGCAAACTTGAAATGAATATGGGCAATGTGCCTATTTCCACTTTGTCGCTTTCTGGGCACAAATTCTACGCGCCAAAAGGTATCGGTATTTTGTATGTGCGCACAGGCGTCAACTTGATGCCTGTCGTTTTTGGTGCCGGACAAGAAAAGGGATTATTCCCGGGCACGCAAAATCTGGCCAGCATTGTCGGTATTGGTGTGGCAGCTGAATTGGCACACAAAGAACTCAAAGAGTCTTACAAGCAATTACGTAAGGCTCAAAAGACTTTGACGGATAGTTTGTTGGCAGTCGATGGCGTTCGTATAACAGGCCCAACCGATCCGGAAAAACGCGTACCAGGACACGTAAGCGTCGGCGTGCAAGGTGCCGAAGGCGAAGCCATTATTCTACGCTCCGATTTGCAAGGAATTTGTCTATCGTCAGGATCTGCTTGTCACTCTGGTGTTATCGAACCTTCATCGGTGCTGAAAGCTATAGGTTTGCCTAGAGAATATGCTTTAGGCTCAGCCCGAATTTCTGCAGGACGTTTCAACAGTGAAGATGAAATCAATCGCGCAGCCGATATTTTGGTGAATGTATTTAAATCCTTGCGCAAGCAACCGGCAGCACAGTCTAAGTCTTAA
- a CDS encoding type II toxin-antitoxin system VapC family toxin, with protein MTDVVLDASALLALLNEEPGALLVEKQLEYSVMSAVNVSEVIAQLIKHGMPPNFAVATVSNLGLRTVAFDDDMAYATAELVDSTKGVGLSLGDRACLALAQKLGCVVLTSDKAWAKLNLRCKIKLIR; from the coding sequence ATGACTGACGTTGTACTCGATGCCTCGGCATTGCTCGCATTATTGAATGAGGAGCCAGGTGCTCTGCTGGTGGAAAAACAGCTTGAGTATTCAGTGATGAGTGCGGTGAATGTTTCTGAAGTGATTGCGCAGTTGATAAAGCATGGCATGCCTCCGAACTTCGCAGTTGCTACGGTTTCCAATTTGGGATTGCGGACAGTTGCCTTCGACGATGATATGGCTTATGCCACCGCGGAATTGGTTGATTCTACTAAGGGCGTTGGCTTATCGCTCGGTGACCGTGCTTGTTTAGCTCTGGCGCAGAAGCTTGGTTGTGTTGTTCTAACTTCGGATAAAGCTTGGGCAAAGCTCAATCTTCGGTGCAAAATAAAATTGATACGATAA
- a CDS encoding AbrB/MazE/SpoVT family DNA-binding domain-containing protein, with translation MQDFRAKITENGRLLIPAVLRKELDLRPGDEVLLRIQDDELRIGSLKSALKQSRKLVKKYIKTNVSLSTSLIRDRRSEAEND, from the coding sequence ATGCAAGACTTTAGGGCAAAAATTACCGAAAATGGCAGACTGTTGATTCCGGCAGTTCTGAGAAAAGAATTGGATCTTAGACCAGGTGACGAAGTACTTCTACGTATTCAGGATGATGAGCTGCGAATTGGCAGCTTAAAGTCTGCGCTAAAGCAGAGTCGTAAGTTGGTGAAAAAATATATCAAGACCAACGTGAGTTTGTCCACTAGTTTGATCCGCGACAGGCGGAGTGAAGCAGAAAATGACTGA
- a CDS encoding inorganic phosphate transporter yields the protein MLITFLVLIVVLLALVYTFTNGFQDGSSVTAAPIACGAMTELQAMLLVATFEFLGALLGGSSVVGAVHDLTTWPKRPDFIPVLISALCAAVLWNYTTRLLRVPSSSTHALVGGLIGSMVAAAHGFKYVNTGYVNDIIHSTGVTRVLLSLFISPLIGIAAGYLLLRIAALLLVSATPAMNKVLRLLQWITVPILAFAHGANDTQKAMAVIVLSLQSCGISHSGLVPLWARIITGIAMAFGVIMLAPGIVKRVGYDIFKLRPLHGFVVEVASESVILTASLIGGPVATSQVISSAVVGVGSSQRFKAVRWLVFKDVFAAWFLTIPCAGLFAYLLYAVVFHNLIVKLH from the coding sequence ATGTTGATTACCTTTCTCGTTCTCATCGTTGTTCTTCTCGCTCTTGTTTATACATTTACAAACGGCTTTCAGGATGGCAGTTCTGTTACGGCTGCCCCAATTGCTTGCGGAGCCATGACTGAATTGCAAGCGATGTTGCTTGTAGCGACATTTGAATTTCTCGGCGCGCTTCTTGGCGGTTCATCTGTAGTGGGTGCTGTGCATGACTTAACCACGTGGCCCAAACGCCCCGATTTTATTCCGGTTTTAATATCAGCATTGTGCGCAGCAGTTTTGTGGAATTACACAACGCGGCTTTTGCGCGTTCCATCAAGTTCCACACATGCTTTGGTAGGTGGATTAATCGGTTCTATGGTCGCTGCTGCTCACGGATTTAAATATGTCAACACAGGATACGTGAACGACATAATTCACTCAACTGGTGTCACCAGAGTGCTACTGAGTCTATTCATTTCTCCGCTAATTGGAATTGCAGCCGGCTACCTGCTGTTGCGAATTGCCGCATTGTTGCTTGTCAGCGCAACTCCTGCCATGAATAAAGTTCTTCGTCTTCTGCAATGGATTACCGTACCGATATTGGCTTTTGCGCACGGAGCTAACGACACACAAAAAGCGATGGCCGTAATTGTTCTGTCATTGCAGTCTTGTGGTATCAGCCATAGCGGACTGGTGCCCTTATGGGCACGAATAATCACAGGCATTGCCATGGCTTTCGGCGTTATTATGCTTGCCCCAGGGATTGTTAAAAGAGTGGGCTACGATATTTTTAAGTTGCGCCCCTTGCACGGCTTTGTCGTAGAGGTTGCCTCCGAGTCTGTGATACTGACGGCGTCACTTATTGGAGGACCTGTCGCTACATCTCAGGTGATTTCCTCCGCCGTAGTGGGAGTTGGCAGTTCGCAGCGCTTCAAGGCTGTACGTTGGCTGGTGTTCAAAGATGTATTTGCTGCCTGGTTTTTGACCATACCTTGTGCCGGTCTATTTGCCTATTTGCTGTACGCTGTCGTCTTTCACAACCTGATCGTCAAGCTGCATTAA
- a CDS encoding DUF47 family protein: MRQIKLTFLSRFHKKPVDFYDLLTQHAAKTLEGMQELEAWIETADEEHREKVPQIERQADALKLDLQIKLGQTFITPFDREDIFDLSVKIDEVINGAKSIVREMEAMDVHPKNELLEQFSIILLEGTRCIHNAFASLKSNPKEAGNQAFLARKSENRFTKVYRQATHELFAVDDLKTILKTYEVYRNMLQTAERIDKLGEKLIHVIVKNG; the protein is encoded by the coding sequence ATGCGTCAGATAAAACTGACATTCCTGTCGCGTTTTCACAAGAAGCCGGTTGATTTTTACGACTTGCTTACACAGCATGCCGCCAAGACTCTTGAGGGCATGCAAGAGCTGGAAGCTTGGATTGAAACCGCCGATGAAGAACATCGAGAGAAAGTTCCGCAGATCGAACGACAGGCTGATGCGCTGAAACTGGATCTGCAAATCAAACTTGGACAAACATTTATAACTCCGTTTGACCGCGAGGATATTTTTGACTTATCTGTGAAAATCGATGAAGTAATAAATGGAGCCAAATCCATCGTTCGCGAAATGGAAGCTATGGATGTGCATCCGAAAAATGAGCTGCTTGAGCAATTCTCCATTATCTTATTGGAAGGAACGCGCTGTATACACAACGCTTTTGCCTCTCTGAAATCAAATCCGAAAGAAGCAGGCAATCAAGCTTTTCTTGCGCGCAAATCGGAAAACCGGTTTACTAAAGTCTATCGTCAGGCAACGCATGAACTGTTTGCAGTTGACGATTTGAAAACAATTTTAAAGACCTACGAAGTCTACCGTAATATGCTGCAAACTGCCGAACGCATAGATAAGCTTGGAGAAAAACTCATTCATGTGATCGTGAAGAATGGTTAG
- a CDS encoding 1-acyl-sn-glycerol-3-phosphate acyltransferase produces MVHIFSWLYFAYFFIAGAFFYYLEVLVRAFTFPFDKNRKLIHYISCLWAYHYIYINPFWRCHWEGREHLKGLKTCIYVGNHQSTADIPVVYGLFKPFKWISKSEVLKIPFFGWNMGLNQYVCVQRGDKKSIRETMEASRMWLARGVSMFIFPEGTRSEDGELLPFRDGAFKLACEFNIPILPMVIDGAKDIISKRGKTVNFNVDIYVKIMPPVYPADFQNQPGALREHVRELMKTNLAEIRARKNKESKNLVKA; encoded by the coding sequence GTGGTTCATATTTTTTCGTGGCTATATTTCGCTTACTTCTTCATTGCCGGAGCATTTTTCTATTACCTGGAAGTGCTTGTGCGCGCCTTTACGTTTCCTTTTGATAAGAACCGCAAGCTTATTCACTACATCTCTTGTTTGTGGGCTTACCACTACATCTACATCAATCCCTTTTGGCGCTGTCACTGGGAAGGCAGGGAGCATCTCAAGGGATTGAAGACCTGTATTTATGTCGGCAATCACCAATCGACAGCAGACATTCCAGTCGTTTATGGCTTGTTTAAGCCGTTTAAGTGGATTTCCAAAAGCGAAGTCCTGAAGATTCCATTTTTCGGCTGGAATATGGGCTTAAACCAATATGTCTGCGTGCAGCGTGGTGACAAGAAAAGCATTCGCGAAACAATGGAAGCATCGCGCATGTGGCTTGCCCGTGGCGTGTCCATGTTTATTTTCCCGGAAGGCACGCGCTCGGAAGATGGCGAACTTTTGCCCTTTAGAGACGGTGCTTTCAAGCTAGCTTGCGAATTCAATATCCCCATCCTGCCGATGGTTATAGATGGCGCCAAAGACATCATTTCCAAGCGTGGCAAGACGGTTAACTTTAACGTTGACATCTATGTCAAAATTATGCCGCCTGTTTATCCAGCAGATTTTCAAAACCAGCCTGGTGCCCTTCGTGAACACGTCCGTGAGCTGATGAAGACTAACCTGGCGGAAATAAGAGCGCGCAAGAATAAAGAGTCTAAGAACCTTGTAAAAGCATAG